In Treponema primitia ZAS-2, a genomic segment contains:
- a CDS encoding ABC transporter permease subunit, translated as MKQNFKLQSFLADNAVVLIFVIITLGAIPISGLPLTSIVQEILTRIGRNCFLVFSLLLPIMAGMGINFGMVLGAMAGQIGLIFVVDWNIVGVTGLLFASLIAIPIAAILGWIAGQILNRARGREMVTGYVLGFFMDGFYQFIVLYLMGQPSIWTAKVLDRWTALIPIHSPTIILSRGYGIRNTLNLDAVRQSLDKFIPLKIGAISVPVANYIVIGLLCLFIIWFRKTKLGHDMRAVGQNQAVAHAAGIPVDRTRILAIVISTILASLGQIIFLQNMGNIATYNAHQQTGFFAAAAILVGGASVSKASIPNVFIGTMLLHLMYIVVPRAGTNLFGDAQIGEYFRDAFSYAIIALALVIHAWRKRANAEAARSSLRGGTEAVKE; from the coding sequence ATGAAGCAGAATTTTAAGTTACAGAGCTTTCTGGCTGATAACGCAGTAGTTCTAATCTTTGTGATCATCACCCTGGGGGCAATTCCCATTTCAGGGCTCCCCCTCACATCGATTGTGCAGGAAATACTGACCCGTATAGGGCGGAACTGCTTCCTGGTATTCAGCCTACTCCTCCCCATCATGGCGGGAATGGGGATAAACTTCGGCATGGTCCTGGGCGCCATGGCGGGACAGATCGGCCTCATCTTCGTGGTGGACTGGAACATTGTGGGGGTTACAGGGCTGCTCTTTGCAAGCCTAATCGCCATCCCCATTGCGGCAATCCTCGGCTGGATCGCCGGGCAGATACTCAACCGCGCCAGGGGCCGGGAAATGGTTACCGGCTATGTGCTGGGTTTCTTTATGGACGGCTTCTATCAGTTCATCGTCCTCTATCTTATGGGGCAGCCTTCCATCTGGACCGCAAAGGTCCTGGACAGGTGGACCGCCCTTATACCCATACATTCGCCGACGATCATCCTTTCCCGGGGCTATGGAATACGCAACACCCTGAACCTTGATGCGGTACGCCAGTCCCTGGACAAATTCATTCCCCTTAAAATCGGGGCCATTTCAGTTCCTGTGGCCAATTACATCGTGATCGGCCTTCTCTGCCTCTTTATTATCTGGTTCAGGAAAACAAAGCTGGGCCACGATATGCGGGCGGTAGGGCAAAATCAGGCGGTTGCCCATGCGGCGGGGATACCCGTGGACCGCACCCGGATCCTGGCGATTGTCATTTCCACGATCCTCGCAAGCCTGGGACAGATCATCTTTTTACAGAACATGGGGAACATTGCCACCTACAACGCCCATCAACAGACCGGGTTTTTCGCCGCCGCAGCGATCCTCGTGGGGGGCGCATCGGTGTCCAAGGCAAGCATACCAAATGTGTTTATCGGAACCATGCTGCTCCACCTCATGTATATTGTGGTGCCCCGTGCAGGGACCAACCTCTTCGGGGACGCCCAGATCGGTGAATATTTCAGGGACGCCTTTAGTTACGCGATCATTGCCCTGGCGCTGGTCATCCATGCCTGGCGCAAACGGGCCAATGCGGAAGCAGCCCGTTCCAGCCTGCGGGGCGGGACAGAAGCGGTGAAGGAATAG
- a CDS encoding ABC transporter permease subunit, translating to MSDISEKNSQNDFSGKVREFITDFGWPRLIIFFFVVALFIAAPFVGVNADSSIKDVLVRFGQNGVMVLAMVPMMQSGAGLNFGLPVGIVAGLLGSTLAMQCEFTGALGFLMAILFSMPFALILGWLYGLLLNKVKGEEMTIAMYVGFSIVTFMAIMWLILPYTNPTMVWGYTGKGLRTTITLDGYWSRVLNNFLVIKIGPYFEFPTGAILFFILMAFIMWLFMRSRTGTALTAVGSNPDFARAGGVSVNHCRIIGVVISSIYGAIGILTYQQGFGFIQLYQAPLYMAFPAVAAILLGGASVNKASILNVVVGTFLFQSILTMTPSVINNVLQTDMSEVIRILISNGMIIYALTRKTKVTK from the coding sequence ATGAGCGACATCAGCGAAAAAAACAGCCAAAACGATTTCAGCGGCAAGGTACGGGAATTTATTACCGACTTCGGATGGCCCCGGCTTATCATCTTTTTCTTTGTGGTAGCCCTTTTCATTGCCGCCCCCTTTGTAGGTGTCAATGCGGACAGCTCTATAAAAGATGTGCTGGTCCGCTTCGGCCAGAACGGGGTAATGGTACTGGCCATGGTCCCCATGATGCAGTCCGGGGCGGGGCTCAACTTCGGCCTCCCGGTAGGGATAGTGGCGGGCCTTTTGGGTTCCACCCTTGCCATGCAGTGCGAATTTACCGGCGCCCTGGGTTTCCTTATGGCGATCCTTTTCAGCATGCCCTTTGCGCTCATCTTAGGCTGGCTCTACGGGCTCCTCCTCAACAAGGTTAAAGGCGAAGAAATGACCATCGCCATGTATGTGGGCTTTTCTATTGTTACTTTTATGGCGATCATGTGGCTCATCCTCCCCTACACCAACCCCACCATGGTCTGGGGCTATACCGGGAAGGGGCTGCGGACCACCATCACCCTGGACGGGTACTGGTCACGGGTGCTCAACAATTTTCTTGTAATAAAAATAGGGCCCTATTTTGAATTCCCCACCGGGGCGATCCTCTTCTTTATCCTTATGGCCTTTATCATGTGGCTTTTTATGCGGAGCCGTACCGGAACCGCCCTCACCGCAGTGGGATCAAATCCGGACTTTGCCAGGGCAGGGGGCGTTTCGGTAAACCATTGCCGGATTATCGGGGTAGTGATTTCGTCAATATACGGCGCCATCGGCATACTCACCTACCAGCAGGGCTTCGGTTTTATACAGCTCTACCAGGCGCCCCTTTACATGGCCTTCCCCGCTGTGGCGGCCATACTTCTGGGGGGCGCATCGGTAAACAAGGCCAGCATCCTCAATGTGGTGGTGGGGACCTTCCTCTTTCAGAGCATCCTCACCATGACCCCCTCGGTAATCAACAATGTACTGCAAACCGATATGTCCGAGGTTATCCGGATTCTCATCTCCAACGGGATGATCATCTATGCCCTGACCCGGAAAACGAAGGTGACCAAATGA
- a CDS encoding DUF6672 family protein, protein MENNIKRRRLIIRSALVIAWIGLGVLLFILNRGHSILVDNRNIEADNIRAPDLIKVSVDGSKTLEFFRGDRDIFDVGGGLHRIRVEFSDGKPPFETNFTLPLKPDMFLLSIPRMINGMEPYFEEFHSTPEPRKPEEEELPGEEEIILP, encoded by the coding sequence ATGGAAAACAATATCAAAAGGCGGCGCCTGATTATCCGTTCAGCCCTGGTGATTGCCTGGATCGGCCTGGGAGTGCTTCTCTTCATTCTGAACCGCGGCCATTCGATCCTGGTGGATAACCGTAATATAGAAGCGGACAATATCCGGGCCCCGGACTTAATCAAAGTTTCAGTAGACGGCAGCAAGACCCTGGAATTTTTCCGGGGTGACCGGGACATTTTCGATGTGGGCGGGGGCCTGCACCGGATCAGGGTAGAATTCAGCGATGGTAAACCGCCCTTTGAAACAAACTTTACCCTGCCCCTGAAGCCGGACATGTTCCTCCTTTCCATACCCCGGATGATCAACGGCATGGAGCCCTATTTTGAAGAATTCCATTCGACGCCGGAACCCAGAAAACCGGAGGAGGAAGAGCTTCCCGGGGAAGAGGAAATTATCCTGCCCTAA
- a CDS encoding beta strand repeat-containing protein: protein MKKTLLVSIRLVALFALLGAFALAGCENGDGGTKVPFLVSITIEGAPETYAAGADLNVGGLTVTLTYSNGVASSVTLPEGTVGVLDEAGDLTYTVGGITIIISGYNPDETGDQTITVTVGSKTEEYTITLSSTTTDKAAFNTAIAAANTAKAGVVVDTDAANVAIGTEWVTQEVLAAFNTAIATAEGVATDSEASADQITSAVTALNAAIAAFNGAKQDGTGTDIVNANKAELNTAIAGANTAKTGVVVDSAAANVATGTKWVTQGALSTFNAAISAAEGVSSKNGATQAEVDSAVTTLNSAKDTFNAAKQDGTKANEVSVDKPALTTAITTANSAKSGVVVDTAAANVATGTKWVTQGAWDALATAITNAETVSANNGATQAQVSSAVTALSTAVTTFNNAKKDGAKTGGVTINKTALNTAITTANSAKSGVVVDTAAANVATGTKWVTQGALDTFTTAIATADGVAANNSATQAVVDNAVTTLNAAKDTFNDAKKDGAKADVSIAIYTFTFNTGEGGSAIAAQTVSAGGTVTRPANPTKDGVNFDDWYTTEGLTVKYDFTAAVNSNTTVYAKWITAADAEADAAKKELAEAKATLAGKITEALALNSSINIPENTAYQTAITSAQWVHTNGSTKEQVTEAIAALQTATGTFTTAKDAADLVTALVQLQTAITAATTAKNAAVITTDFAEGTKYAAGGIFQGGSAAAIPVGLKVLAGTDPRTAYETAISTAQSAYDNPTTAAAANSAKGTLDGASGTFISALAAAKTDATSGTKGLLARVTAATTGTTIYLYGNEGVAGEAATGSISNKAIILEGVGEERTITLESNGRMFQIGTSGSLTLNDNVTLKGKASNTKELVYLGSTAEFIMNTGSKLTGNVNSSTYGGGVVNTGVFKLSGGEISGNKATYGGSVYVSSSGTFNQSGGTISDNTATTNNGGGVYVNGGTFNQSGGAISGNEATSYGGGMYVTGKFNLSASGVISGNKAGTSGGGVYFTGNSSEFNQTGGTIGGDTEAKGNKATTNGGGVYLAAGTFKLSGSSAISNNTGTNGGGVYVSGANSKFTQSGGTISSNKATNDGGGVYAAENDTFDQSGGTIGGDTAAKGNKATNDGGGVYIYKGKFNQSGGLISGNKATNGGGVYMYHTGSSPYPTFNLSGNGEISGNTATDGGGVYVLGGSLATFNQTGGAIKNNAATNGGGGVYLSGQTPFNLSSSGVISGNTASGGGGVYVFNGIFTQSGGTISSNIASTIGGGVYVNQSSGNARFFMSEGTITANNSAPSGYGNALYKNATGWAYFGASTGSPKEDDYIIAGGGAGGLDGLITGHPATAD, encoded by the coding sequence ATGAAAAAGACATTACTGGTAAGTATTCGTCTTGTGGCGTTGTTCGCGCTGCTCGGGGCATTCGCCCTGGCAGGGTGCGAGAACGGAGATGGCGGCACCAAAGTGCCATTCCTGGTATCCATTACCATAGAGGGAGCGCCGGAAACCTATGCTGCGGGCGCCGACCTGAATGTAGGCGGGCTGACTGTAACCCTGACCTATTCCAATGGAGTAGCCAGCTCCGTAACCCTTCCTGAGGGAACCGTTGGTGTCCTTGATGAGGCAGGGGACCTCACCTATACCGTAGGGGGTATCACCATAATTATTTCCGGGTACAACCCCGACGAAACCGGGGACCAGACCATCACCGTGACGGTGGGCAGTAAGACAGAGGAATACACCATCACCCTAAGCAGCACAACCACCGACAAGGCCGCCTTCAATACCGCCATTGCTGCGGCGAACACTGCCAAGGCTGGTGTGGTGGTTGATACCGATGCCGCCAATGTGGCCATCGGGACTGAGTGGGTAACCCAGGAGGTTTTGGCCGCCTTTAATACCGCCATTGCCACTGCCGAAGGGGTAGCCACCGACAGCGAAGCAAGCGCAGACCAGATTACCAGCGCGGTAACAGCCCTGAATGCTGCCATTGCCGCCTTTAACGGGGCGAAGCAGGACGGAACCGGGACCGATATCGTAAACGCCAACAAGGCTGAACTGAATACCGCCATTGCTGGGGCAAACACCGCCAAAACCGGTGTGGTGGTTGATAGCGCCGCCGCCAATGTGGCCACCGGGACCAAGTGGGTGACCCAAGGGGCACTGAGTACATTTAATGCCGCAATAAGTGCCGCCGAAGGGGTATCCTCCAAAAACGGGGCAACCCAGGCGGAAGTAGACAGCGCCGTTACTACCCTGAACAGCGCCAAAGACACCTTTAATGCCGCGAAGCAGGACGGGACCAAGGCCAACGAAGTATCCGTAGATAAGCCCGCCCTCACCACGGCTATTACCACGGCGAATAGCGCCAAGTCCGGTGTGGTGGTTGATACCGCCGCGGCGAATGTGGCCACCGGGACCAAGTGGGTGACCCAAGGGGCCTGGGATGCCCTTGCCACGGCGATTACCAATGCCGAAACCGTGTCCGCCAACAACGGGGCGACCCAGGCTCAAGTGAGCAGCGCCGTTACTGCCCTGAGCACTGCGGTCACCACCTTTAACAATGCGAAGAAGGACGGAGCCAAGACCGGCGGGGTAACAATAAATAAAACCGCCCTCAATACCGCCATTACCACGGCGAATAGCGCCAAGTCCGGCGTGGTGGTTGATACCGCCGCAGCGAATGTCGCAACCGGGACCAAGTGGGTGACCCAAGGGGCACTGGACACCTTTACCACCGCTATTGCTACTGCCGATGGGGTAGCCGCAAATAATTCGGCAACCCAGGCGGTAGTAGACAACGCAGTCACGACCCTGAATGCCGCCAAAGACACCTTTAACGATGCGAAGAAGGACGGAGCCAAGGCCGATGTCTCCATCGCAATCTATACCTTTACCTTCAATACCGGTGAAGGCGGGTCCGCGATTGCCGCCCAGACGGTAAGCGCAGGCGGGACCGTAACGCGCCCGGCAAACCCAACCAAAGACGGCGTTAACTTTGACGACTGGTACACCACAGAAGGATTAACCGTCAAGTACGACTTTACCGCCGCCGTGAACAGCAATACCACCGTGTACGCCAAATGGATCACCGCAGCGGATGCCGAAGCGGATGCCGCTAAGAAAGAGCTGGCGGAGGCCAAAGCCACCCTGGCCGGGAAGATTACCGAAGCCCTAGCGTTGAACTCTTCTATCAATATCCCGGAAAACACCGCCTATCAAACGGCGATTACTAGCGCACAGTGGGTCCACACCAACGGATCAACCAAGGAGCAGGTGACTGAGGCGATAGCTGCCCTCCAAACAGCAACAGGTACCTTCACTACCGCTAAGGACGCCGCCGACTTGGTAACCGCCTTAGTGCAGCTACAGACCGCCATTACCGCGGCGACCACGGCAAAGAATGCCGCCGTTATTACCACCGACTTTGCGGAAGGCACAAAGTATGCCGCTGGGGGCATTTTTCAAGGCGGATCCGCCGCCGCCATCCCGGTAGGCTTAAAAGTTCTGGCCGGAACCGACCCACGCACAGCCTATGAAACTGCCATCAGTACTGCCCAGAGCGCCTATGACAACCCCACGACAGCAGCTGCAGCTAACAGCGCAAAAGGCACCCTTGACGGGGCGAGCGGAACCTTTATCAGCGCCCTTGCCGCGGCGAAGACAGACGCAACTTCCGGCACGAAGGGCCTTCTCGCCCGCGTAACCGCCGCCACGACCGGAACCACCATCTACCTGTACGGCAATGAAGGCGTTGCCGGTGAAGCTGCCACTGGCAGTATCTCCAACAAAGCAATCATCCTGGAAGGCGTAGGCGAAGAACGAACGATTACACTTGAGAGTAACGGCAGGATGTTCCAGATTGGCACAAGCGGCAGTCTTACGCTTAACGACAACGTTACCCTTAAGGGCAAAGCTAGCAATACCAAGGAACTTGTGTATTTGGGTAGCACTGCTGAATTTATCATGAATACCGGATCGAAATTAACCGGCAACGTCAACAGCAGCACCTACGGTGGCGGTGTTGTTAATACTGGTGTGTTTAAGTTATCAGGCGGTGAAATCAGCGGTAACAAAGCCACCTACGGCGGCAGCGTGTATGTTTCTAGTAGCGGCACGTTTAACCAGTCCGGCGGCACGATCAGCGACAACACCGCTACCACCAACAACGGCGGCGGCGTGTATGTTAACGGAGGCACGTTTAACCAGTCCGGCGGCGCCATCAGCGGCAACGAAGCTACCTCCTACGGCGGCGGCATGTATGTTACCGGCAAGTTTAATCTGTCCGCCAGTGGCGTAATCAGCGGCAACAAAGCCGGTACCAGCGGCGGCGGCGTGTATTTTACCGGAAACAGCTCCGAGTTTAACCAGACGGGCGGCACAATCGGTGGCGATACAGAAGCCAAGGGCAACAAAGCCACCACCAATGGCGGCGGCGTGTATCTTGCCGCCGGCACGTTTAAATTGTCAGGCAGTAGCGCTATCAGCAACAACACCGGCACCAACGGCGGCGGCGTGTATGTTAGCGGAGCCAACTCCAAGTTTACCCAATCAGGCGGTACCATCAGCAGCAACAAAGCCACCAACGACGGCGGCGGCGTGTATGCTGCTGAGAACGACACGTTTGACCAGTCCGGCGGCACAATCGGCGGCGATACAGCAGCCAAGGGCAACAAAGCCACCAACGACGGCGGCGGCGTGTATATTTATAAAGGCAAGTTTAACCAGTCCGGCGGCCTAATCAGCGGCAACAAAGCCACCAACGGCGGCGGCGTGTATATGTATCATACCGGATCAAGCCCATACCCCACGTTTAATCTGTCCGGCAATGGCGAAATCAGCGGTAACACCGCTACCGACGGCGGCGGCGTGTATGTTTTAGGCGGATCCTTAGCCACGTTTAACCAGACGGGCGGCGCCATCAAGAACAACGCCGCCACCAACGGCGGTGGCGGCGTGTATCTTTCCGGACAAACCCCGTTTAACCTATCCAGTAGTGGCGTAATCAGCGGCAACACCGCCAGCGGCGGCGGCGGCGTGTATGTTTTCAACGGTATATTTACCCAATCAGGCGGTACCATCAGCAGCAACATCGCCAGCACCATCGGCGGCGGCGTATATGTTAATCAAAGCAGTGGCAATGCCAGGTTCTTCATGTCGGAGGGAACCATTACCGCCAACAACAGCGCCCCCAGCGGATACGGAAATGCCTTGTATAAGAATGCTACCGGCTGGGCGTATTTCGGCGCATCTACCGGCAGCCCCAAAGAGGATGATTATATCATCGCAGGTGGAGGTGCAGGCGGTTTGGACGGCCTGATAACCGGACACCCCGCCACAGCGGACTAA
- a CDS encoding putative toxin-antitoxin system toxin component, PIN family, whose translation MADANILISAILFPSSVVAKVFDCIIGNYILVLCNYTIKEVDNVFLDKFPHKINEKNTFMGELIYEKFDLKMDNNKKYPQIRDVADLPVLANAIESNVDILITGDKDFDEIQINKPIIIKPRQFLDKYKIG comes from the coding sequence ATGGCTGATGCAAATATTCTCATTTCTGCAATTCTATTCCCATCATCAGTTGTAGCTAAAGTATTTGATTGCATAATTGGAAACTATATACTGGTTTTGTGTAATTATACAATCAAAGAAGTCGATAATGTATTTTTAGATAAATTTCCTCATAAGATTAATGAAAAAAATACCTTCATGGGTGAATTAATCTATGAGAAATTTGATCTTAAAATGGACAATAATAAAAAATATCCACAAATAAGAGATGTAGCTGATTTACCTGTACTTGCAAATGCTATTGAATCAAATGTTGATATATTAATAACCGGTGATAAAGATTTTGACGAAATTCAAATTAATAAGCCAATAATAATTAAACCGAGACAATTTTTAGATAAATATAAAATAGGATAA
- a CDS encoding DUF3798 domain-containing protein, with protein sequence MKKLSLIALTLILGSAMVFANGAKQPDSGQAAPAYHIGIMTGTVSQSDDDLRGAEELIRRYGSVANGGIIQHVTYPDNFMAQQETLITQMVTLADDPLMKAIIMNQGVSGTAEAFRRIKEKRPDILLFTGQPQEDPLIIQRVADLAINADFISRGYTIPWIAKELGCDTFVHISFPRHMSSQTLGLRRQIFEEACKDLGIKFVFVTAPDPTSDVGIAGAQQYILEQTPQWVAQYGKNSAFFCTNDAHTEPLIRQLMQYGGFFPEASLPAPIMGYPGALGIDLSAEKGDFPAILKKVEQAVVDKGGSGRFGTWAYSYGFSVSVGLGEFAKRILDGKAKVDSRDDLFAALGEATPGAEWKGNYYQDAATGVRARNQILVYMDTYMFGKGYMKATEVVVPEKYYNITFQRPN encoded by the coding sequence ATGAAAAAACTGAGTTTAATTGCCCTGACACTGATACTGGGCAGCGCAATGGTCTTTGCAAACGGCGCAAAACAGCCCGATTCGGGCCAGGCGGCCCCTGCCTATCACATCGGCATTATGACAGGGACGGTTTCCCAGTCCGATGACGATTTGCGGGGCGCCGAGGAACTGATCCGCCGTTACGGGTCAGTAGCCAATGGCGGTATTATCCAGCATGTTACCTACCCGGATAACTTCATGGCCCAGCAGGAAACCCTGATTACCCAGATGGTGACCCTGGCGGATGATCCCCTGATGAAGGCTATTATCATGAACCAGGGCGTATCCGGTACTGCGGAAGCTTTCCGCCGGATCAAGGAGAAACGCCCGGACATCCTGCTTTTCACCGGTCAGCCCCAGGAAGACCCCCTTATCATTCAACGGGTCGCGGATCTCGCCATTAATGCGGACTTTATTTCCAGGGGCTATACCATTCCCTGGATTGCCAAAGAACTCGGCTGCGATACCTTTGTACACATCAGCTTCCCCCGGCACATGTCCTCCCAGACCCTGGGACTCCGCCGGCAGATTTTTGAAGAAGCCTGTAAGGATTTGGGGATCAAGTTTGTATTTGTTACCGCCCCGGACCCCACCTCTGATGTGGGAATCGCTGGCGCACAGCAGTACATCCTGGAACAGACCCCCCAGTGGGTAGCCCAGTACGGCAAAAACTCGGCGTTCTTCTGTACCAATGATGCCCATACGGAACCCCTTATCCGCCAGCTTATGCAGTACGGCGGCTTTTTCCCCGAAGCGTCCCTCCCCGCCCCCATCATGGGCTATCCGGGTGCTCTGGGAATTGACCTCTCTGCCGAAAAAGGGGACTTCCCCGCGATCCTCAAAAAAGTTGAACAGGCGGTGGTCGATAAGGGCGGCTCCGGACGTTTCGGTACCTGGGCCTATTCCTACGGTTTCTCCGTCAGCGTGGGGCTCGGCGAATTTGCCAAACGTATCCTGGATGGAAAAGCCAAAGTTGACAGCCGGGACGACCTTTTCGCCGCTCTGGGAGAAGCTACACCCGGTGCGGAATGGAAGGGCAACTACTATCAGGACGCCGCCACCGGTGTGCGGGCCCGCAACCAGATACTGGTTTACATGGATACCTACATGTTCGGCAAAGGTTACATGAAGGCCACCGAAGTAGTGGTTCCTGAGAAATATTACAACATCACGTTCCAGAGACCTAATTAA
- a CDS encoding sugar ABC transporter ATP-binding protein, with translation MANDVPLLRLENIAKSFYGTTVLSGINFSLERGEILGLVGENGAGKTTLMHILFGMSDIIETGGYSGQIHIDGKPISFKSPFDALDAGIGMVHQEFSLIPGFTACENIMLNREPLKQNPAVEVFGERLATLKREVMQERATRTIAKLGVTISPETVVSEMPVAHKQFTEIAREIDRDQVRLLVLDEPTAVLTEGEAEILLGALKRLAGEGIAIIFISHRLREVTELCDRIVVLRDGNVVRNTENKNVTVPEITTWMVGREVSVRGGNHEKRRLEGEAFRVEQLWVDMPGETVRDVSFSVKKGEIFGIGGLAGQGKLGIPNGIMGLYAAGGRSWMDGAELPLGSPRQVLDAGAAFVSEDRRGVGLLLDESLDWNIAFGAMQIKGQYLKSFFGGLFHLRNEKAMRLLAEDYISKLEIKCTSSKQPAKELSGGNQQKVCLSKAFALNPKLLFVSEPTRGIDVGAKKIVLDTLSDYNRNRGTTIIMISSELEELRSICDRIAIVDEGRIAGILEPDAPITEFGLLMAGRAGEKV, from the coding sequence ATGGCCAATGATGTTCCCTTGTTAAGACTGGAAAATATTGCAAAAAGCTTTTACGGGACCACGGTCCTTTCGGGGATTAATTTTTCCCTGGAAAGGGGTGAGATTCTCGGCCTGGTGGGGGAGAACGGCGCAGGCAAAACGACCCTCATGCACATCCTCTTTGGTATGTCCGATATCATCGAAACCGGGGGATACAGCGGCCAGATTCATATAGACGGAAAACCCATATCATTCAAAAGCCCCTTCGACGCCCTGGATGCGGGGATCGGCATGGTCCACCAGGAATTTTCTCTGATACCCGGTTTTACCGCCTGTGAAAACATCATGCTCAACCGGGAACCGCTGAAACAAAACCCAGCGGTAGAAGTTTTCGGGGAGCGGCTTGCCACACTGAAACGGGAAGTAATGCAGGAGCGGGCCACCAGGACCATAGCCAAGCTGGGGGTTACCATCTCCCCGGAAACGGTGGTCTCCGAAATGCCCGTAGCCCATAAACAGTTTACCGAGATAGCCCGGGAAATCGACCGGGATCAGGTCCGGCTCCTGGTACTGGACGAGCCTACCGCGGTCCTTACCGAAGGGGAGGCGGAGATACTCCTGGGGGCCCTGAAACGGCTGGCCGGAGAGGGGATCGCCATCATCTTCATTTCACACCGCCTCCGGGAGGTAACGGAATTATGCGACCGCATTGTGGTTCTCCGGGACGGGAATGTGGTCCGGAACACTGAAAATAAAAACGTTACCGTACCGGAAATCACCACTTGGATGGTGGGGCGGGAAGTGTCGGTCCGGGGCGGCAACCATGAAAAACGGCGGCTGGAAGGGGAAGCCTTCCGGGTGGAACAGCTCTGGGTGGACATGCCCGGGGAAACCGTCAGGGACGTTTCCTTTTCAGTCAAAAAAGGGGAAATTTTCGGCATAGGCGGACTAGCCGGTCAGGGCAAACTGGGGATCCCCAACGGCATCATGGGCCTCTATGCCGCCGGAGGCCGCTCCTGGATGGACGGCGCCGAACTGCCCCTGGGCAGCCCCCGTCAGGTCCTGGACGCTGGCGCCGCCTTTGTCTCCGAAGACCGCCGGGGGGTGGGGCTGCTTTTGGATGAAAGCCTGGACTGGAACATTGCCTTTGGGGCCATGCAGATCAAGGGGCAGTACCTGAAATCCTTTTTCGGCGGCCTCTTCCACCTACGGAATGAAAAGGCCATGCGGCTTTTGGCTGAGGACTATATCAGCAAATTGGAAATCAAATGTACCTCCAGCAAGCAGCCTGCCAAGGAACTTTCCGGAGGAAACCAGCAGAAGGTCTGTTTGTCCAAGGCCTTTGCCCTGAACCCAAAACTGCTTTTTGTATCCGAGCCCACCAGGGGTATCGACGTAGGGGCAAAAAAAATAGTCCTGGACACCCTTTCCGATTATAACCGGAACAGGGGAACCACCATCATAATGATTTCCAGCGAACTGGAGGAACTCCGCTCCATCTGCGACCGCATCGCCATTGTGGATGAAGGCCGGATCGCCGGCATCCTGGAACCGGATGCCCCGATTACCGAATTTGGGCTTCTTATGGCCGGAAGGGCGGGGGAAAAAGTATGA
- a CDS encoding AbrB/MazE/SpoVT family DNA-binding domain-containing protein: MEIAKVTSKGQITIPQDIRRKMDLKAGDKIIFFEENGKFYFQNTASVALKTFQKAMTGEAKKAGFNDLDDVVQYIKKMRKSHVK; the protein is encoded by the coding sequence ATGGAAATAGCGAAGGTTACCTCAAAAGGGCAAATAACTATACCTCAAGATATTAGGCGGAAAATGGACCTAAAAGCGGGGGATAAAATTATATTTTTTGAAGAAAATGGTAAATTTTATTTTCAAAATACAGCTTCTGTAGCATTAAAAACTTTTCAAAAAGCTATGACGGGTGAAGCAAAAAAAGCAGGTTTTAATGACCTTGATGATGTTGTACAATATATAAAAAAAATGCGAAAAAGTCATGTAAAATAA